TTTGTATACCATTGTCGTGTCCTCAGTTGCATAAATTGGTACCAAACTGTTATTGGCAAATGCTTCATCTTGATTACTAAAAATAAAGATTATGCCCAAACTAACTACCAAAGGCAATAAATTAACAATCGAAGCTATTTTCTTTCTCATATACAAACTCCCTTTCTATTAAATTTTCTAAAATCACTACGGTAATAATTTAAATTGAATTCCAATTTATTTCCTCAATCGCTTTTTTCTCCTTGTTTAATCCTTTATTTTCATGGCATACACATTATTCAAATGACATAAAATCTCCCTCAATATTTTACTATTTAAAATATCTTTTTAATTATAAAAGGGAGTCTCTATTTAAAATACTGACAAATGTTAATATTTCACTATTAACATTTGTCTTTTGGGGTGCCAGTCACTCAAACAATTCTCAAACAATTTACATAAAAAATGGGGCTAGCTCATCGCTAACCCCATTAAAACCGCTTCATATCTACTAATACAAAGCTCCTATTATTTTACCCAGCCTAAAATCATTTCTCGTAATAATTTACTCGCTGTGTTGGCTGTCATTTCTGATGTGTCATAAATTGGTGCAACTTCAACTAAGTCAAAGCCTACAACGTTCACGCCACTTGCAGCAATTGCATGAATTGAAGCTAGTAACTCTTTAGATGTAATACCTCCACAATCTACCGTACCTGTACCAGGCGCATGCGCTGGATCTAGTACGTCGATATCAATTGTAACGTATACATTACGTCCCGCTAATGTTGGTAGCACTTCTTTTAACGGCTCTAGTACTTCAAATTTTGAAATATGCATGCCGTTTTCCTTCGCCCACTCAAATTCTTCCTTCATACCTGAACGAATACCAAATGAATAGACATTTTTTGGTCCAATATGCTCTGCAATTTTACGAATTGGAGTTGAATGTGAAAGTGGCTCCCCTTCATATTCAACACGTAAATCTGTATGCGCATCAAAATGAATGATTGCTAAGTCGTCGTATTTTGCAGAAACTGCCTTCATAACAGGCCAAGATACTAAATGCTCGCCGCCCATGCCGACAGGAATTTTACCGTCTTCTAAAAGCTTCACAATGAATTTCTCAATTTCATCTAAAGAACGTTGTGCATTACCAAACGGTAACGGAA
The genomic region above belongs to Lysinibacillus sp. FSL W8-0992 and contains:
- the speB gene encoding agmatinase; translated protein: MRFDEAYSGNVFIKSHPTYEDAQAVIYGMPMDWTVSYRPGSRFGPQRIREVSIGLEEYSPYLDRELEEVKYFDAGDIPLPFGNAQRSLDEIEKFIVKLLEDGKIPVGMGGEHLVSWPVMKAVSAKYDDLAIIHFDAHTDLRVEYEGEPLSHSTPIRKIAEHIGPKNVYSFGIRSGMKEEFEWAKENGMHISKFEVLEPLKEVLPTLAGRNVYVTIDIDVLDPAHAPGTGTVDCGGITSKELLASIHAIAASGVNVVGFDLVEVAPIYDTSEMTANTASKLLREMILGWVK